The Leptodactylus fuscus isolate aLepFus1 chromosome 3, aLepFus1.hap2, whole genome shotgun sequence genome has a segment encoding these proteins:
- the CLDN20 gene encoding claudin-20, whose amino-acid sequence MASVGLQITAFFIALMALCGAMAATLLPNWKVNTDTGANIVTAVIQMQGLWMDCTWYSTGMFSCTVKYSILSLPLYIQTARTTMVLSCILSGLGICVSIAGMKCTKIGGDPQTKSNIAFAGGTCFLLAGMFAMISVSWYMKEIISIFLDPSIPESSKHEPGGAVYIGFISAGMHFLAGAVFCASCSKEQQEERDSPPAKTPEPAAQQAETNSAGYNLQDYV is encoded by the coding sequence ATGGCATCAGTGGGGCTACAAATCACTGCATTCTTTATAGCACTGATGGCATTGTGTGGGGCCATGGCAGCAACTTTACTACCAAACTGGAAGGTCAATACAGACACTGGGGCAAACATTGTTACCGCTGTCATTCAAATGCAAGGTCTGTGGATGGACTGCACGTGGTACAGTACTGGTATGTTTAGCTGCACTGTGAAATATTCCATTCTCTCACTCCCTTTGTATATTCAAACAGCAAGGACCACAATGGTACTGTCCTGCATATTGTCAGGTTTGGGAATATGTGTGTCGATAGCAGGAATGAAATGTACAAAGATAGGAGGGGATCCTCAAACTAAAAGCAATATAGCTTTTGCTGGGGGTACATGCTTTTTGCTAGCTGGCATGTTTGCCATGATTTCAGTCAGCTGGTACATGAAAGAGATCATTTCCATCTTCTTGGATCCCTCCATTCCAGAAAGTAGCAAACATGAGCCAGGAGGAGCAGTGTACATAGGCTTTATCTCTGCTGGGATGCATTTTCTAGCAGGTGCAGTTTTCTGTGCATCCTGTTCTAAGGAGCAGCAAGAAGAACGAGATTCTCCTCCAGCAAAAACACCAGAACCAGCGGCTCAGCAAGCAGAGACCAATAGCGCAGGTTATAACCTCCAAGACTATGTGTAA